The Streptomyces sp. RKAG293 genome includes a region encoding these proteins:
- a CDS encoding acyl-CoA dehydrogenase family protein: MNQPSSQPATPDLLYSDVEDDLRSAVRGLLADRCPPTAVLARIESGTPYDLDLWRTLAAEIGIAGLLVPEELGGQGASAREAAVVLEELGGAVAPVPFLGSAVLATSALLAAPAAAGPLLKRLASGEATAALAVPLPTAPGAAFPGSVRVAADGTLSGRITSVADASAADVLVVPAVGPDGPGLYEIAADAAGVSIDVPVPLDLTRPIADLTLDAVAARLLVGPDSAADALRAALLTGAGLLASEQLGIAQWCLDETVRYLGERHQFGRPVGSFQSLKHRLADLWLEVVSARAAARNAADALASGSPDAAVAVAVAQAHCATTAVHAAEECVQLHGGIGMTWEHPAHLYLKRAKADEIALGTPGRHRAALAELVDLPA, translated from the coding sequence ATGAACCAGCCGTCGTCGCAGCCCGCGACCCCCGACCTGCTGTACTCCGACGTCGAGGACGATCTGCGGTCCGCCGTTCGCGGTCTGCTGGCCGACCGCTGCCCGCCCACCGCCGTGCTGGCCCGGATCGAGAGCGGCACCCCGTACGACCTGGACCTGTGGCGCACGCTGGCCGCGGAGATCGGCATCGCGGGGCTGCTCGTACCGGAAGAGCTCGGCGGCCAGGGGGCGTCCGCCCGCGAGGCCGCGGTGGTGCTGGAGGAACTCGGCGGCGCGGTCGCCCCGGTGCCGTTCCTCGGCAGCGCGGTGCTCGCCACCTCGGCGCTGCTGGCCGCGCCCGCGGCGGCGGGTCCGCTGCTGAAGCGGCTCGCCTCCGGCGAGGCCACCGCGGCACTGGCCGTACCGCTGCCCACGGCGCCCGGCGCCGCGTTCCCGGGGAGTGTTCGTGTTGCGGCCGACGGCACGCTGAGCGGCCGGATCACCAGCGTCGCCGACGCGTCGGCCGCGGACGTGCTCGTCGTGCCGGCGGTCGGCCCCGACGGGCCGGGCCTCTACGAGATCGCCGCAGACGCCGCCGGGGTCTCCATCGACGTGCCGGTCCCGCTCGACCTGACGCGGCCGATCGCCGACCTCACCCTGGACGCGGTCGCCGCCCGGCTGCTCGTCGGTCCCGACTCGGCCGCCGATGCGCTGCGCGCCGCGTTGCTCACCGGGGCCGGGCTGCTCGCCTCTGAGCAGCTGGGCATCGCCCAGTGGTGCCTCGACGAGACTGTGCGCTACCTGGGCGAGCGGCATCAGTTCGGCCGCCCCGTCGGTTCCTTCCAGTCCCTCAAGCACCGGCTGGCGGACCTCTGGCTGGAGGTCGTCTCGGCCCGCGCCGCGGCCCGAAACGCCGCCGACGCGCTGGCGTCCGGCAGTCCTGACGCTGCCGTCGCGGTGGCCGTCGCCCAGGCGCACTGCGCCACGACCGCCGTGCACGCGGCGGAGGAGTGCGTCCAGCTGCACGGCGGTATCGGCATGACGTGGGAGCACCCCGCCCACCTCTACCTCAAGCGCGCCAAGGCCGACGAGATCGCCCTGGGCACCCCGGGCCGCCACCGGGCGGCTCTCGCCGAGTTGGTGGATCTCCCGGCCTGA
- a CDS encoding RNA methyltransferase → MAELITIDDPDDPRLHDYVALTDVELRRRREPAEGLFIAEGEKVIRRARLAGYRMRSMLLSAKWVDVMRDVIDEVPAPVYAVSPELAEQVTGYHVHRGALASMGRKPLPEADDLLGTARRIVVMESVNDHTNIGAIFRSAAALGMDAVLLSPDCADPLYRRSVKVSMGAVFSVPYARLDSWPRDLETVRAAGFKLLALTPADKATDIDEAAPHRLERVALLLGAEGDGLSTQALVAADEWVRIPMAHGVDSLNVGAAAAVAFYAVASGRPTD, encoded by the coding sequence GTGGCTGAGCTCATCACGATCGACGACCCGGACGACCCCCGCCTTCACGACTACGTGGCCCTGACCGACGTCGAGCTGCGGCGCCGCCGCGAGCCCGCAGAAGGGCTGTTCATCGCGGAGGGCGAGAAGGTGATCCGGCGTGCCCGGCTCGCCGGCTACCGCATGCGGTCCATGCTGCTGTCGGCCAAGTGGGTCGACGTCATGCGCGACGTCATCGACGAGGTGCCGGCGCCGGTGTACGCGGTGAGCCCGGAGCTCGCCGAGCAGGTCACCGGCTACCACGTGCACCGCGGCGCGCTCGCCTCCATGGGCCGCAAGCCGCTGCCGGAGGCGGACGACCTGCTGGGGACCGCGCGCCGCATCGTCGTCATGGAATCCGTCAACGACCACACCAACATCGGCGCCATCTTCCGCAGCGCCGCGGCGCTCGGCATGGACGCCGTGCTGCTCTCCCCGGACTGCGCGGACCCGCTCTACCGACGCTCCGTCAAGGTCTCGATGGGCGCGGTCTTCTCGGTGCCCTACGCCCGCCTCGACAGCTGGCCCCGCGACCTGGAGACGGTGCGCGCGGCCGGCTTCAAACTGCTCGCCCTCACCCCGGCCGACAAGGCCACCGACATCGACGAAGCCGCCCCGCACCGGCTGGAACGGGTCGCCCTGCTCCTCGGCGCGGAGGGCGACGGCCTGTCCACCCAGGCTCTCGTGGCCGCCGACGAATGGGTCCGCATCCCGATGGCCCACGGCGTCGACTCCCTGAACGTCGGCGCCGCGGCGGCCGTCGCCTTCTACGCGGTGGCCTCCGGCCGGCCCACCGACTGA
- the cobA gene encoding uroporphyrinogen-III C-methyltransferase → MADDRNDAPAYPVGLRLSGRRVVVLGGGTVAQRRLPALVSAGADIVLVSPSATPSVEAMADAGELRWERRPYQDGDLADAWYALIATTDTTANAAASAEAEARRVWCVRSDDAEAATAWTPATGRSEGVTVAVLTGRDPRRSAAVRDAVVEGLRDGTLVAPRHRERTPGVALVGGGPGDPDLITVRGRRLLAEADVVIADRLGPRDLLDELPPHVEVIDAAKIPYGRFMAQEAINNALIEHARAGKAVVRLKGGDPFVFGRGMEEAEALAEAGIACTVVPGISSSISVPGAAGIPVTHRGVAHEFTVVSGHVAPEDPRSLVDWQALAKLRGTLVLLMAVERIGAIAASLVQHGRSADTPVAVIQEGTMAAQRRVDGTLATVAQVVADAEIRPPAVIVIGDVVTVGRTVQG, encoded by the coding sequence ATGGCCGACGACCGCAACGACGCTCCCGCCTACCCCGTCGGGCTGCGGCTGTCCGGACGGCGGGTGGTCGTGCTCGGCGGCGGTACCGTCGCACAGCGCAGGCTGCCGGCACTGGTGTCGGCGGGCGCCGACATCGTGCTCGTCTCACCGTCGGCGACCCCGTCCGTCGAGGCGATGGCCGACGCGGGCGAACTGCGCTGGGAACGCCGTCCGTACCAGGACGGCGACCTCGCGGACGCCTGGTACGCGCTGATCGCCACCACCGACACGACGGCCAACGCCGCGGCGTCCGCGGAGGCCGAGGCCCGCCGCGTCTGGTGCGTGCGCAGCGACGACGCCGAGGCCGCCACCGCGTGGACCCCCGCCACCGGGCGCAGCGAAGGGGTGACCGTCGCCGTCCTCACCGGGCGCGACCCGCGCCGCTCCGCGGCCGTCCGTGACGCGGTCGTCGAAGGGCTGCGGGACGGCACGCTGGTCGCTCCCCGGCACCGCGAGCGGACCCCCGGCGTGGCGCTCGTCGGCGGCGGCCCCGGCGACCCGGACCTGATCACGGTGCGCGGCCGGCGGCTGCTCGCCGAGGCCGACGTGGTGATCGCCGACCGGCTCGGCCCCCGCGACCTGCTGGACGAACTCCCGCCGCACGTCGAGGTGATCGACGCCGCGAAGATCCCCTACGGCCGGTTCATGGCCCAGGAGGCGATCAACAACGCGCTCATCGAGCACGCCAGGGCAGGAAAGGCCGTGGTCCGGCTCAAGGGCGGCGACCCGTTCGTCTTCGGGCGCGGCATGGAGGAGGCCGAGGCGCTCGCCGAGGCGGGCATCGCCTGCACCGTCGTGCCCGGCATCTCCAGCTCCATCAGCGTGCCCGGCGCCGCCGGCATCCCGGTCACCCACCGGGGCGTCGCCCATGAGTTCACGGTCGTCAGCGGCCACGTCGCCCCCGAGGACCCGCGCTCCCTCGTCGACTGGCAGGCGCTCGCGAAGCTGCGCGGCACCCTCGTGCTGCTCATGGCCGTCGAGCGGATCGGCGCCATCGCCGCCTCACTCGTCCAGCACGGCCGTTCCGCCGACACCCCGGTCGCCGTCATCCAGGAGGGCACCATGGCGGCGCAGCGGCGCGTGGACGGCACCCTGGCGACCGTCGCCCAGGTCGTCGCCGACGCGGAGATCCGGCCGCCGGCCGTCATCGTCATCGGCGACGTCGTCACCGTCGGCCGCACCGTCCAGGGGTAG
- the cobT gene encoding nicotinate-nucleotide--dimethylbenzimidazole phosphoribosyltransferase encodes MTDTGQVPGEGLPENAVGEAVPQPPADLPGSAAHQPTAPSWGTDALSGDGAPAYTFLDQSEPSGPAVDDDEDLLLMPSLQGSWSDPQPVPPQPEVVVPPLNGEGHESHESAGRDSGSLDYGTVRLPQPAAQQLPGAAAPAAVQEPEPVAQQAAEQVPEQAAEPFAADQPATQPAPPRRPLHMGPPMPDPASSGVSVRSLADRGPATAQGQTPAPLRATGGPATAGPEYLDVPHSDSAAIPAQQNGEAPEPAAVAQPGSPVQGSAWPSAAPAAPVAQQQDLPPVVLAAAPAPEPVQPQAAVEQPVPAQPSVQAEHPAPVQPQAAAPVVPAQEGPGTPHAGTPVPDAVPAQAAPIAVAPAAQAEPVAPVAPVEAVAPVAPVAPVVPEPVPAAEPAQPSVNVHVPPVVAAAQPPVQATEVPAETITPPAAPAQHPADAAPPAAEPYVLPDALPEPILVPAAAAPAQSVPQDAPAPEAPAPDLAAVLAPVPAEQPPVPGTPVAAELPAEPDESAAPAAEAPVPVVRQPAADGYEPAVRDAVHRVIRERRDIRNGFRDDPIPHEVLLRVLEAAHTAPSVGHSQPWDFVVIRSAKTRERMHELANEQRDAYAKSLPKARAKQFRELKIEAILDTPVNIVVTADPTRGGRHTLGRHTQPQMAPYSSALAVENLWLAARAEGLGVGWVSFFDERQMVRELGLPEHLEVVAYLCVGYVDEFPEEPELMQAGWSQRRPLSWVVHDEEYGNRALPGEEPHDLLEETLRGIRPLDAKALGEAWERQKRMTKPAGALGMLEIISAQLSGLSRQCPPPIPEPAAVAIFAGDHGVHAQGVTSWPQEVTAQMVANFLGGGAVCNAFANQVGAEVCVIDVGVASELPSTPGLLPRKVRYGTADFTAGPAMTRDEVLRAIEVGIETARDLVAAGNKALLTGEMGIANTTTSAALISVYTGQDPAEVTGRGTGINDEMHARKIDVVRRALDLHRPDPADPIGVLEAIGGLEHAAMVGLLLGAAALRTPVILDGVSAGAAALVARAIAPEVLAACIAGHRSAEPGHVAALTKLGLRPLIDLDLRLGEGTGALLALPLVQSAARVMHEVATFDSAGVTEKG; translated from the coding sequence ATGACTGACACCGGCCAGGTCCCGGGCGAGGGACTGCCGGAGAACGCAGTCGGGGAAGCGGTTCCGCAGCCGCCCGCCGATCTGCCCGGCAGCGCCGCTCACCAACCGACCGCTCCCAGCTGGGGAACGGACGCGCTGAGCGGCGACGGCGCTCCCGCGTACACCTTCCTCGACCAGTCGGAGCCTTCCGGCCCGGCGGTCGACGACGACGAGGACCTGCTCCTGATGCCCAGTCTGCAGGGCTCCTGGAGCGATCCCCAGCCCGTTCCGCCGCAGCCCGAGGTCGTCGTGCCTCCCCTCAACGGTGAGGGGCACGAGTCCCACGAGTCCGCGGGACGCGACTCCGGATCCCTCGACTACGGGACGGTCCGGCTGCCGCAGCCCGCCGCCCAGCAGCTGCCCGGGGCCGCGGCCCCCGCCGCCGTCCAGGAACCGGAGCCCGTGGCCCAGCAGGCCGCCGAGCAGGTCCCGGAGCAGGCCGCCGAGCCGTTCGCCGCCGACCAGCCGGCCACCCAGCCCGCGCCGCCCCGGCGGCCGTTGCACATGGGTCCGCCGATGCCGGACCCGGCGTCCAGCGGTGTCTCCGTCCGCTCGCTGGCCGACCGCGGACCGGCCACGGCCCAGGGCCAGACGCCCGCCCCGCTGCGGGCGACCGGTGGCCCGGCCACCGCGGGACCCGAGTACCTCGACGTCCCGCACAGCGACTCCGCCGCCATCCCCGCGCAGCAGAACGGCGAGGCCCCCGAGCCGGCCGCCGTCGCGCAGCCGGGCTCGCCCGTCCAGGGCAGCGCATGGCCGTCGGCGGCACCCGCCGCCCCGGTGGCGCAGCAGCAGGACCTCCCGCCCGTGGTCCTCGCGGCGGCGCCCGCGCCCGAACCGGTCCAGCCGCAGGCCGCGGTGGAGCAGCCGGTCCCGGCCCAGCCGTCCGTCCAGGCCGAGCACCCCGCTCCGGTCCAGCCGCAGGCCGCGGCGCCGGTCGTACCGGCCCAGGAAGGGCCGGGAACGCCGCACGCGGGCACGCCCGTCCCGGACGCGGTGCCCGCCCAGGCCGCACCGATCGCCGTCGCGCCTGCGGCGCAGGCCGAACCGGTCGCGCCCGTCGCGCCCGTCGAAGCCGTGGCACCCGTTGCCCCGGTGGCCCCCGTCGTACCGGAGCCGGTGCCCGCCGCCGAGCCGGCGCAGCCGTCCGTGAACGTGCACGTGCCGCCGGTCGTGGCCGCGGCGCAGCCGCCGGTGCAGGCCACCGAGGTCCCTGCCGAAACGATCACTCCTCCGGCGGCTCCCGCCCAGCACCCGGCGGACGCGGCACCGCCCGCGGCGGAGCCCTACGTCCTCCCCGACGCGCTGCCCGAGCCCATCCTCGTCCCGGCGGCGGCTGCCCCGGCGCAGTCCGTACCGCAGGACGCTCCGGCGCCGGAGGCTCCCGCCCCGGACCTCGCCGCCGTCCTGGCGCCGGTTCCGGCGGAGCAGCCGCCCGTGCCCGGTACGCCGGTCGCGGCCGAACTCCCCGCTGAGCCGGACGAGTCCGCCGCCCCGGCCGCCGAGGCCCCCGTACCGGTCGTGCGGCAGCCCGCCGCCGACGGATACGAACCCGCCGTCCGTGACGCGGTCCACCGGGTGATCCGCGAACGCCGGGACATCCGCAACGGCTTCCGCGACGACCCCATCCCGCACGAGGTGCTGCTCCGCGTCCTGGAGGCGGCCCACACCGCCCCCAGCGTCGGCCACTCGCAGCCCTGGGACTTCGTCGTCATCCGCTCCGCCAAGACCCGCGAGCGCATGCACGAGCTGGCCAACGAGCAGCGCGACGCGTACGCCAAGTCGCTGCCGAAGGCCCGCGCCAAGCAGTTCCGCGAGCTGAAGATCGAGGCGATCCTCGACACCCCGGTCAACATCGTCGTCACCGCCGACCCGACCCGTGGCGGCCGGCACACCCTCGGCCGGCACACCCAGCCGCAGATGGCCCCGTACTCCTCCGCCCTCGCGGTCGAGAACCTGTGGCTCGCCGCCCGCGCCGAAGGGCTCGGGGTCGGCTGGGTCAGCTTCTTCGACGAGCGGCAGATGGTCCGTGAGCTGGGGCTGCCCGAACACCTCGAAGTCGTCGCCTACCTGTGTGTCGGCTACGTCGACGAGTTCCCGGAAGAGCCCGAGCTGATGCAGGCCGGCTGGTCCCAGCGCCGTCCGCTGTCCTGGGTGGTCCACGACGAGGAGTACGGCAACCGCGCCCTGCCCGGCGAGGAGCCCCACGACCTGCTGGAGGAGACGCTCCGCGGCATCCGCCCGCTGGACGCCAAGGCGCTCGGTGAGGCCTGGGAGCGGCAGAAGCGGATGACCAAGCCGGCCGGCGCGCTCGGCATGCTGGAGATCATCTCCGCGCAGCTCAGCGGCCTGTCCCGGCAGTGCCCGCCGCCGATTCCGGAGCCCGCGGCCGTCGCGATCTTCGCCGGTGACCACGGGGTGCACGCCCAGGGCGTCACATCCTGGCCGCAGGAGGTGACCGCCCAGATGGTCGCCAACTTCCTCGGCGGCGGAGCGGTCTGCAACGCGTTCGCCAACCAGGTCGGCGCCGAGGTCTGCGTCATCGACGTCGGGGTCGCGTCCGAACTCCCCAGCACCCCCGGGCTGCTGCCCCGCAAGGTCCGGTACGGCACCGCGGACTTCACCGCCGGGCCCGCCATGACGCGTGACGAGGTGCTGCGCGCCATCGAGGTCGGCATCGAGACCGCCCGCGACCTGGTCGCCGCCGGCAACAAGGCGCTGCTCACCGGCGAGATGGGCATCGCCAACACCACCACCTCCGCCGCGCTCATCTCCGTCTACACCGGCCAGGACCCGGCCGAGGTGACCGGTCGCGGCACCGGCATCAACGACGAGATGCACGCCCGCAAGATCGACGTCGTCCGCCGTGCGCTGGACCTGCACCGCCCCGACCCGGCCGACCCGATCGGCGTACTGGAGGCCATCGGCGGGCTGGAGCACGCCGCCATGGTCGGCCTGCTGCTCGGCGCCGCGGCGCTGCGCACACCGGTGATCCTGGACGGCGTCAGCGCCGGCGCCGCCGCGCTGGTCGCCCGCGCCATCGCCCCCGAGGTGCTGGCCGCCTGCATCGCGGGCCACCGCAGCGCCGAGCCCGGCCATGTCGCGGCCCTCACCAAGCTGGGCCTGCGGCCGCTGATCGACCTCGACCTGCGGCTCGGCGAGGGCACCGGCGCACTGCTGGCGCTGCCGCTGGTGCAGAGCGCTGCGCGCGTCATGCACGAGGTCGCGACGTTCGACTCCGCGGGAGTCACCGAGAAGGGCTGA